A section of the Pseudomonas prosekii genome encodes:
- the rpsB gene encoding 30S ribosomal protein S2, whose product MSQVNMRDMLKAGVHFGHQTRYWNPKMGKYIFGARNKIHIINLEKTLPMFNEALTFVERLAQGKNKILFVGTKRSAGKIVAEEAARCGSPYVDHRWLGGMLTNFKTIRASIKRLRDLEVQAEDGTFAKLTKKEALMRTRDLEKLDRSLGGIKDMGGLPDALFVIDVDHERIAITEANKLGIPVIGVVDTNSSPEGVDYIIPGNDDAIRAIQLYMGSMADAVIRGRNHVAGGTEQFVEEAPVAAAE is encoded by the coding sequence ATGTCCCAAGTCAACATGCGCGATATGCTGAAGGCCGGTGTGCACTTCGGTCACCAAACCCGTTACTGGAACCCGAAAATGGGTAAATACATTTTCGGCGCGCGTAACAAGATTCACATTATCAACCTTGAAAAAACCCTGCCAATGTTCAACGAAGCTCTGACTTTCGTAGAGCGCTTGGCCCAGGGCAAAAACAAGATTCTGTTCGTCGGCACCAAGCGTTCCGCTGGCAAGATCGTTGCTGAAGAAGCAGCACGTTGCGGTTCGCCGTACGTCGATCACCGCTGGTTGGGCGGCATGCTGACCAACTTCAAAACCATCCGTGCTTCCATCAAGCGTCTGCGTGACCTTGAAGTGCAAGCCGAAGACGGTACTTTCGCCAAGCTGACCAAGAAAGAAGCGCTGATGCGCACTCGCGATCTTGAGAAGCTCGATCGTTCCCTGGGTGGTATCAAGGACATGGGCGGTCTGCCAGACGCACTGTTCGTTATCGACGTTGATCACGAGCGCATCGCGATCACCGAAGCCAACAAGCTGGGCATCCCGGTTATCGGCGTAGTCGATACCAACAGCAGCCCGGAAGGCGTTGACTACATCATCCCAGGCAACGATGACGCAATCCGCGCTATCCAGCTGTACATGGGTTCGATGGCTGACGCAGTAATTCGCGGTCGCAACCACGTTGCTGGCGGCACCGAGCAGTTCGTTGAAGAAGCTCCGGTAGCAGCAGCTGAGTAA
- the map gene encoding type I methionyl aminopeptidase, with product MTVTLKTPEDIAKMRIAGKLAADVLEMIAEHVKPGVTTEELDRLCHDYIVNEQKAIPAPLNYKGFPKSICTSINHVVCHGIPNEKPLKNGDTVNIDVTVIKDGYHGDTSRMFHVGTVPVWAERLSQVTQECMYKAIEIVKPGCRLGDIGEVIQKHAEKNGFSVVREFCGHGIGKVFHEEPQILHYGRAGTGMELQAGMTFTIEPMINQGKADTKVLGDGWTAITKDRKLSAQWEHTLLVTDTGYEIFTLRADDTIPRVSA from the coding sequence ATGACCGTCACCCTCAAGACTCCCGAGGACATCGCCAAAATGCGTATCGCCGGCAAACTGGCCGCCGATGTGCTGGAAATGATTGCCGAACATGTCAAACCGGGTGTCACCACCGAAGAGCTCGATCGCCTCTGCCACGACTACATCGTCAACGAGCAGAAGGCCATTCCCGCCCCGCTCAACTACAAAGGCTTCCCGAAGTCGATCTGCACGTCGATCAACCACGTGGTCTGCCACGGCATCCCGAACGAGAAGCCGCTGAAGAATGGCGACACCGTGAACATCGACGTCACTGTGATCAAGGACGGCTACCACGGCGACACCAGCCGCATGTTCCACGTCGGCACCGTGCCGGTCTGGGCCGAGCGCCTGTCGCAGGTCACCCAGGAATGCATGTACAAGGCGATTGAAATCGTCAAACCCGGTTGCCGCCTCGGCGACATCGGTGAAGTGATCCAGAAGCACGCGGAAAAAAACGGCTTTTCGGTCGTTCGCGAGTTCTGCGGCCACGGCATCGGCAAAGTGTTTCACGAGGAGCCGCAAATCCTCCACTACGGCCGCGCGGGCACCGGCATGGAACTGCAAGCCGGCATGACCTTCACCATCGAGCCGATGATCAACCAGGGCAAGGCTGACACCAAAGTGCTGGGCGACGGCTGGACCGCCATTACCAAGGACCGCAAGCTCTCCGCCCAGTGGGAACACACGCTGCTGGTCACCGACACCGGTTACGAGATCTTCACCCTGCGCGCCGATGACACCATCCCGCGCGTTTCGGCCTGA
- a CDS encoding [protein-PII] uridylyltransferase, protein MPQVDPELFDRGQFQAELALKASPIAAFKKAIRQAREVLDGRFRSGRDIRRLIEDRAWFVDNILQKAWEQFNWSEDADIALIAVGGYGRGELHPYSDIDLLILLDSADHEIFRDSIERFLTLLWDIGLEVGQSVRSVDECAVEARADLTVVTNLMESRTICGPERLRQRMLDVTSTAHMWPSKEFFLAKRAEQKARHHKYNDTEYNLEPNVKGSPGGLRDIQTILWVARRQYGTLNLRALAGEGFLVESENALLASSQEFLWKVRYALHMLAGRSEDRLLFDHQRSIAALLGFEGDDTKHTIENFMQQYYRVVMSIAQLSDLIIQHFEEVILAPEDEAPPQPINSRFQLHDGYIEARNDNVFRRTPFAMLEIFVLMAQQPEIKGVRADTIRLLRENRHLIDDDFRNDIRNTSLFIELFKCKIGIHRNLRRMNRYGILGRYLPEFGFIVGQMQHDLFHIYTVDAHTLNLIKHLRKLQYTQVSEKFPLASKLMAKLPKPELIYLAGLYHDIGKGRHGDHSDIGAVDAEAFCQRHQLPTWDSRLIVWLVQNHLVMSTTAQRKDLSDPQVIHDFAQIVGDETHLDYLYVLTVADINATNPTLWNSWRASLLRQLYTETKRALRRGLENPVDREEQIRQTQSAALDILVRGGTDPDDVEQLWAQLGDDYFLRHTAGDVAWHSDAILQQPADGGPLVLIKETTQREFEGGTQIFIYAPDQHDFFAVTVAAMDQLNLNIHDARVITSSSQFTLDTYIVLDTEGESIGDNPARVKKIREGLTEALRNPDDYPTIIQRRVPRQLKHFTFAPQVTIHNDAQRPVTVLELSAPDRPGLLARIGNIFLEFDLSLQNAKIATLGERVEDVFFITDANNQPLSDPLLCSRLQDAIVEQLTVSQEPEINLSRISI, encoded by the coding sequence ATGCCGCAGGTGGATCCCGAACTCTTCGACCGTGGCCAGTTCCAGGCTGAACTGGCCCTGAAAGCCAGCCCCATCGCGGCTTTCAAGAAGGCGATTCGCCAGGCCCGCGAGGTGCTCGACGGGCGTTTTCGCAGCGGCCGCGACATTCGCCGGCTGATCGAGGATCGCGCCTGGTTCGTCGATAACATCCTGCAAAAGGCCTGGGAGCAGTTCAACTGGAGCGAAGACGCCGACATCGCGCTGATCGCGGTCGGCGGCTACGGTCGCGGCGAGTTGCATCCGTATTCCGACATCGATCTGCTGATCCTGCTGGACAGCGCCGACCACGAGATTTTCCGCGATTCCATCGAGCGTTTTCTGACGCTGCTGTGGGACATCGGCCTGGAAGTCGGTCAGAGCGTCCGCTCGGTGGACGAATGCGCGGTCGAGGCGCGCGCCGACCTGACGGTGGTCACCAACCTGATGGAAAGCCGCACCATCTGCGGCCCCGAGCGCCTGCGCCAGCGCATGCTCGACGTCACCAGCACCGCACACATGTGGCCGAGCAAGGAGTTTTTCCTGGCCAAGCGCGCCGAGCAAAAAGCCCGCCACCACAAGTACAACGACACCGAATACAACCTCGAACCCAACGTCAAAGGTTCGCCCGGTGGTCTGCGCGATATCCAGACGATTCTGTGGGTGGCCCGTCGTCAGTACGGCACGCTGAACCTGCGCGCGCTCGCCGGCGAAGGCTTTCTGGTCGAGAGCGAAAACGCCCTGCTCGCCTCCTCCCAGGAGTTTTTGTGGAAGGTCCGTTACGCCCTGCACATGCTGGCCGGACGTTCCGAAGACCGCTTGCTGTTCGACCACCAGCGCTCGATCGCCGCGCTGCTCGGTTTCGAAGGTGATGACACCAAGCACACCATCGAAAACTTCATGCAACAGTATTACCGCGTGGTCATGAGCATCGCCCAGCTCAGCGACTTGATCATCCAGCACTTCGAAGAAGTCATCCTCGCGCCGGAAGACGAAGCGCCGCCGCAGCCGATCAATTCGCGGTTCCAGTTGCACGACGGCTACATCGAAGCGCGCAACGACAATGTGTTCCGCCGCACACCGTTCGCCATGCTCGAAATCTTCGTGCTGATGGCTCAGCAGCCGGAAATCAAAGGCGTGCGCGCCGATACCATTCGTCTGCTGCGAGAAAACCGGCATCTGATTGACGACGATTTCCGCAACGACATTCGCAACACCAGCCTGTTTATCGAACTGTTCAAATGCAAGATCGGCATTCACCGCAACCTGCGGCGGATGAACCGTTACGGCATCCTCGGGCGCTATCTGCCGGAGTTCGGTTTTATCGTCGGGCAGATGCAACATGACCTGTTTCACATCTATACCGTCGACGCGCACACGCTGAACCTGATCAAGCATCTGCGTAAGTTGCAGTACACGCAGGTGTCGGAAAAATTCCCGCTGGCCAGCAAGCTCATGGCCAAGCTGCCGAAACCGGAATTGATCTATCTCGCGGGGCTTTACCACGACATCGGCAAGGGCCGGCATGGCGACCATTCGGACATCGGCGCGGTGGATGCCGAGGCGTTCTGCCAGCGTCATCAGTTGCCGACGTGGGACAGCCGCCTGATTGTCTGGCTGGTGCAAAACCACTTGGTGATGTCGACCACCGCCCAGCGCAAGGACTTGTCCGACCCGCAAGTGATCCACGATTTCGCGCAGATCGTCGGCGATGAAACGCACCTTGATTACCTCTACGTGCTGACCGTCGCCGACATCAACGCGACCAACCCGACCTTGTGGAATTCCTGGCGCGCCAGCCTGTTGCGCCAGCTCTACACCGAGACCAAGCGTGCGTTGCGTCGCGGCCTGGAAAACCCGGTCGATCGCGAAGAACAGATCCGCCAGACCCAAAGCGCGGCGCTGGATATTCTGGTGCGCGGCGGCACCGATCCGGACGATGTCGAGCAATTGTGGGCGCAACTGGGCGATGACTATTTCCTGCGCCACACCGCCGGCGATGTCGCTTGGCACAGTGACGCGATCCTGCAGCAGCCGGCCGATGGCGGGCCGCTGGTGTTGATCAAGGAAACCACACAACGCGAGTTCGAGGGCGGCACGCAGATCTTCATTTATGCGCCGGACCAGCATGATTTCTTCGCGGTGACTGTGGCGGCGATGGACCAGCTCAACCTGAACATTCACGACGCGCGGGTTATCACCTCCAGCAGCCAGTTCACCCTCGACACCTACATCGTGCTCGACACCGAAGGCGAATCGATCGGGGATAACCCGGCGCGGGTTAAAAAGATCCGCGAAGGCCTGACCGAAGCCCTGCGCAACCCTGACGATTACCCGACGATCATTCAGCGCCGGGTGCCGCGCCAGTTGAAGCATTTCACCTTTGCCCCGCAAGTGACGATTCACAACGACGCGCAGCGCCCGGTGACCGTGCTGGAACTCAGCGCGCCGGATCGGCCAGGGCTGTTGGCGCGGATCGGCAATATTTTCCTCGAATTCGACTTGTCGTTGCAGAACGCGAAGATTGCGACCCTTGGCGAACGCGTGGAAGACGTGTTCTTCATCACCGACGCCAACAATCAACCGTTGTCCGACCCGTTGCTGTGCAGCCGTTTGCAGGATGCAATCGTCGAACAGCTGACAGTGAGCCAGGAACCCGAGATCAACTTGTCGCGTATCAGTATTTGA
- the dapC gene encoding succinyldiaminopimelate transaminase — MNNALNQLQPYPFEKLRALLGSVTPNPDKRPIALSIGEPKHRSPSFVAEALASNLDQMAVYPTTLGIPALRETIAAWCERRFSVPTGWLDPARNVLPVNGTREALFAFTQTVVNRGDDALVVSPNPFYQIYEGAAFLAGAKPHYLPCLDENGFNPDFDAVSPDIWKRCQILFLCSPGNPTGALIPVDTLKKLIALADEYDFVIAADECYSELYFDEQTPPPGLLSACVELGRNDFKRCVVFHSLSKRSNLPGLRSGFVAGDADILKGFLLYRTYHGCAMPVQTQLASVAAWNDEVHVRANRALYREKYDAVLEILSPVMDVQRPDGGFYLWPNIDGDDEAFCRDLFVKEHVTVVPGSYLSRDVDGLNPGAGRIRMALVAPLAECVEAAERIRAFITNK, encoded by the coding sequence ATGAACAACGCTCTGAACCAGTTGCAGCCGTACCCTTTCGAGAAGCTCCGTGCCCTGCTCGGCAGCGTCACGCCAAACCCCGACAAGCGCCCGATTGCGCTGTCGATTGGCGAGCCGAAGCACCGTTCGCCGAGTTTTGTCGCCGAAGCGCTGGCGAGCAATCTGGATCAGATGGCCGTGTACCCGACCACCCTCGGCATCCCGGCGCTGCGTGAAACCATCGCCGCGTGGTGCGAACGGCGCTTCAGCGTGCCGACCGGCTGGCTCGATCCGGCGCGCAACGTGTTGCCGGTCAATGGCACCCGCGAAGCGCTGTTTGCCTTCACCCAAACCGTGGTCAACCGTGGCGACGACGCGCTGGTGGTCAGCCCCAATCCGTTCTATCAGATCTACGAAGGCGCGGCGTTCCTCGCCGGCGCCAAGCCGCATTACCTGCCGTGCCTGGATGAAAACGGCTTCAACCCGGATTTCGACGCGGTCTCCCCGGATATCTGGAAACGCTGCCAGATCCTGTTCCTGTGCTCGCCGGGCAACCCGACCGGCGCGCTGATCCCGGTCGACACCCTGAAAAAATTGATCGCCCTGGCCGACGAATACGATTTTGTGATCGCCGCCGACGAGTGCTACAGCGAACTCTACTTCGACGAACAAACGCCGCCGCCGGGCCTGCTCAGCGCTTGCGTGGAACTGGGCCGCAACGACTTCAAGCGCTGCGTGGTGTTTCACAGTCTGTCCAAACGCTCCAACCTGCCGGGCCTGCGCTCGGGTTTTGTCGCCGGTGACGCCGACATTCTCAAAGGCTTCCTGCTCTATCGCACCTACCACGGCTGCGCGATGCCGGTGCAAACGCAACTGGCCAGCGTTGCCGCGTGGAACGACGAAGTGCACGTGCGCGCCAACCGTGCGCTGTATCGCGAGAAGTACGACGCGGTCCTGGAAATCCTCAGCCCGGTCATGGACGTGCAGCGCCCGGACGGCGGTTTTTACTTGTGGCCGAACATCGATGGCGATGACGAAGCATTCTGCCGCGACTTGTTCGTCAAAGAACATGTAACTGTGGTGCCGGGCTCTTACTTGTCCCGCGATGTCGACGGCTTAAATCCTGGCGCCGGACGCATTCGCATGGCGCTAGTTGCACCGCTGGCGGAATGTGTTGAAGCGGCGGAGCGAATTCGCGCATTTATTACCAACAAATAA
- a CDS encoding M12 family metallopeptidase produces MNTHPCKIISPDNLLASFEAAIKENSANELAATSGERHKRSVGQWSKFWGNGRTLNITFVNAEPEALRKQIEGIIRQWEPSTNLTFTFDQKLNGDIRIKTGAQTNESYVGTDATLAPADEPTLSLLVDPQNVDFEWTILHEFGHALGLQHEHLHPKANIPWDRPKVYDYYKTNYQWTEEQVYYNLFTLFPTADFMQGPYDKESIMHYVVPNELTFGDWEVPRNTRISKLDRRNMRKAYPKPNTTP; encoded by the coding sequence ATGAACACGCACCCTTGCAAAATTATAAGCCCTGATAATCTTCTGGCATCCTTTGAAGCGGCTATAAAAGAAAACTCCGCCAATGAACTGGCAGCAACGTCTGGTGAACGGCATAAACGTTCGGTGGGCCAATGGAGTAAATTCTGGGGTAATGGACGCACCCTGAATATTACGTTTGTCAATGCCGAGCCTGAGGCACTAAGAAAACAAATCGAAGGCATCATCAGGCAGTGGGAGCCGTCTACCAACCTGACGTTTACATTTGACCAAAAATTAAACGGTGATATCCGTATAAAGACTGGCGCACAAACCAATGAGTCTTATGTCGGCACCGATGCGACACTGGCTCCAGCGGACGAGCCGACACTAAGCCTGCTCGTCGACCCGCAGAACGTCGATTTTGAATGGACCATACTGCATGAGTTTGGCCACGCGCTGGGCCTGCAGCACGAACACCTGCACCCCAAGGCGAATATCCCGTGGGACAGACCCAAAGTCTATGACTACTACAAAACCAACTATCAATGGACCGAAGAACAAGTCTATTACAATTTGTTCACGTTATTTCCGACAGCTGACTTCATGCAAGGCCCTTATGACAAAGAGTCAATCATGCACTACGTCGTCCCTAACGAACTGACCTTCGGTGATTGGGAAGTTCCTCGCAATACGCGCATCAGCAAACTCGACAGGCGCAATATGCGCAAAGCCTACCCTAAGCCCAACACCACCCCCTGA
- a CDS encoding zinc metalloprotease: protein MLDSTPCEIINADDLSASYEVAINENPANRVTSPGGRGKRAVAKHSRFWAPGRTLHIAFLDGEEDFIQATMHAANNWLPHINLEFLFIEGDQGDIRITQTPGTYWSMVGTDALLRTEGATMGLSPDMRMPAFFAANVMHEFGHVLGALHEHQHPEVNIPWDLRALYEAHGADQFADEDHYARTVVDERYLTRLDANEVRYSAYDPKSIMHYAIREDWTEGDFKIDLNLVLSDKDKAFMAAAYPYPAAPDE from the coding sequence ATGCTTGATTCAACACCCTGCGAAATTATAAACGCCGATGACCTGAGCGCCTCTTACGAGGTTGCCATTAACGAAAACCCGGCCAATCGAGTTACCTCTCCGGGCGGTCGTGGTAAACGTGCCGTGGCCAAACACAGCAGATTCTGGGCACCCGGCCGCACACTGCATATTGCCTTCCTCGATGGTGAAGAAGACTTCATTCAGGCAACCATGCACGCCGCCAATAATTGGCTGCCGCACATTAACCTTGAGTTTCTTTTCATCGAGGGTGATCAGGGCGATATCCGCATTACCCAAACGCCCGGCACCTATTGGTCTATGGTCGGCACCGACGCGCTGTTACGCACAGAAGGCGCAACCATGGGTTTGTCCCCGGACATGCGCATGCCGGCTTTCTTTGCTGCCAACGTGATGCATGAGTTCGGCCATGTATTAGGCGCCCTGCATGAGCACCAACATCCTGAAGTAAATATTCCATGGGACTTGCGCGCACTTTACGAGGCGCATGGCGCTGATCAGTTCGCCGATGAAGACCACTACGCGCGCACCGTCGTGGACGAACGTTATCTCACTCGATTAGATGCCAATGAAGTGCGTTACTCGGCTTATGACCCGAAATCGATCATGCACTACGCGATCCGCGAGGACTGGACCGAGGGCGACTTCAAGATTGACCTTAACCTTGTACTCAGCGACAAGGACAAGGCCTTCATGGCGGCAGCGTATCCCTACCCTGCCGCGCCAGATGAATAA
- a CDS encoding Na+/H+ antiporter, with product MQTAYTVLILLMLVGVSRLIGRVIPLPLPLVQIAAGALLAWPTLGLHVALDPELFLFLFLPPLLFSDGWRMPKRELWRLRGPILTLAVGLVLFTVVGAGYFIHWLIPTIPLPVAFALAAVLSPTDAVAVSAISQNRLPTPLMHMLQGEALMNDASGLVTFKFALAAAVTGVFSLANASLTFVLVAVGGLAIGVALSWLVGRLRSWMVARGWDDPATHVVFMLLLPFAAYVLAERLGASGILSAVAAGMMQSWLDLLPRQTSTRLLNRSVWSLLEFAFNGLIFLLLGLQLPDIIKAVASHETSLWPTLFYRCLDVVAIFMVLLVLRFIWVQSIWRLSGMLRRWRGKGELTPVPTARSCWLLTVGGVRGAVTLAGVLSVPLLMGGDAFPERDLLIFIAAGVILLSLVAACIALPMLLRGIEKSPDDKRRNEVRDAWRKTAEAAIHALEVEEAKPADAAQAALAAELKARLMSEYRHQLEVFNDSAEAQALAFEMDLLERRLRLKALRAQRLELYKLSRHHQIGDDVLREVLGELDMSEANLGQVK from the coding sequence ATGCAAACTGCCTACACCGTCCTGATCCTGTTAATGCTGGTCGGCGTTTCGCGCCTGATCGGACGGGTGATTCCTCTGCCGCTGCCGCTGGTGCAAATTGCTGCCGGCGCCTTGTTGGCCTGGCCGACGCTGGGGTTGCACGTAGCGCTGGACCCCGAGCTGTTCCTGTTTCTTTTCCTGCCACCGCTGCTGTTTTCCGACGGCTGGCGCATGCCCAAACGGGAGCTGTGGCGCCTGCGCGGGCCGATCCTGACCCTCGCTGTAGGGTTGGTCCTGTTCACCGTGGTCGGCGCCGGGTATTTCATTCATTGGCTGATTCCGACGATTCCTCTGCCGGTGGCTTTTGCCTTGGCGGCCGTACTGTCGCCGACCGACGCCGTGGCAGTCTCGGCGATTTCCCAGAACCGCCTGCCGACGCCGCTGATGCACATGTTGCAAGGCGAGGCGCTGATGAACGACGCCTCGGGCCTGGTGACCTTCAAATTTGCTTTGGCCGCCGCCGTCACCGGCGTGTTCTCGCTGGCCAATGCGAGCCTGACATTTGTCCTGGTCGCGGTGGGTGGCCTGGCCATCGGCGTGGCGCTGAGCTGGCTGGTCGGGCGTTTGCGCTCGTGGATGGTCGCCCGAGGCTGGGACGATCCGGCGACCCATGTGGTGTTCATGTTGCTGCTGCCGTTCGCCGCCTATGTGCTGGCCGAACGCCTTGGTGCTTCGGGGATTCTGTCGGCGGTCGCCGCCGGGATGATGCAAAGCTGGCTCGATCTGCTGCCGCGCCAGACCAGCACCCGGTTGCTCAATCGCAGTGTCTGGTCGTTGCTGGAATTCGCCTTCAACGGCCTGATCTTCCTGCTGCTGGGCTTGCAACTGCCGGACATCATCAAAGCCGTGGCCAGCCACGAAACCTCGTTGTGGCCGACCTTGTTCTACCGCTGCCTCGACGTGGTGGCGATTTTCATGGTGTTGCTGGTGTTGCGGTTCATCTGGGTGCAAAGCATCTGGCGTCTGTCCGGGATGCTGCGACGTTGGCGTGGTAAAGGCGAGCTGACGCCGGTGCCGACGGCGCGCTCCTGCTGGTTGTTGACGGTCGGCGGCGTGCGCGGGGCGGTGACGTTGGCCGGTGTGCTGTCGGTGCCGTTGCTGATGGGCGGCGACGCGTTTCCCGAGCGCGACTTGCTGATTTTCATCGCTGCTGGGGTGATCCTGCTGTCGTTGGTCGCGGCGTGCATTGCTTTGCCGATGTTGCTGCGCGGCATCGAGAAAAGTCCTGACGACAAACGCCGCAATGAAGTGCGCGACGCGTGGCGCAAAACCGCGGAAGCGGCAATTCATGCGCTGGAAGTCGAGGAGGCCAAGCCTGCCGACGCGGCGCAAGCGGCGCTGGCGGCGGAACTCAAGGCGCGGCTCATGTCCGAATATCGCCATCAACTTGAGGTGTTCAACGATTCCGCCGAAGCGCAGGCGCTCGCGTTCGAAATGGATCTGCTGGAGCGGCGCTTGCGTTTGAAGGCGCTGCGCGCGCAACGCCTGGAGTTGTACAAGTTGAGTCGTCATCACCAGATCGGTGATGACGTGCTGCGCGAAGTCTTGGGCGAGTTGGACATGAGTGAGGCGAACCTCGGCCAGGTCAAATAA
- a CDS encoding cell wall hydrolase: MTVTEKDRDILARTLWGEARGEDFIGQIAVAWTIRNRVFDGKTKSWWGEGYAGVCLKPWQFSCWNKNDPNFAYLSGAKTIPFRELAQARIAADQVIDGKVPDPTGGATHYYAIAMKKAPGWAAKATQTLKLGGHVFFKNVP; the protein is encoded by the coding sequence ATGACCGTCACCGAAAAGGATCGAGACATCCTCGCGCGCACCCTGTGGGGCGAGGCGCGCGGCGAAGACTTCATCGGCCAGATAGCCGTGGCCTGGACGATCCGCAACCGGGTGTTCGACGGCAAGACCAAGTCATGGTGGGGCGAGGGCTACGCTGGTGTGTGCCTGAAGCCGTGGCAGTTCAGCTGCTGGAACAAGAACGATCCGAACTTCGCCTACCTGTCCGGCGCGAAGACGATCCCGTTCCGCGAGCTGGCTCAAGCGCGCATCGCCGCTGACCAGGTCATCGATGGCAAGGTGCCGGATCCCACCGGCGGCGCCACGCATTATTACGCGATCGCCATGAAGAAGGCGCCGGGCTGGGCGGCGAAGGCCACGCAGACATTGAAGCTCGGCGGGCACGTCTTCTTCAAGAACGTGCCGTAA
- a CDS encoding tail fiber assembly protein produces MNIDWSQLITKAMKDAAAQAEQLATAKTELSARNASAVTQIGRIQDRVDTIGFGIDIGEATEEDEAEQAALLINLKAWKTYKFALGKVTTQATWYAAPVWPVEPIVPVIIAAPEARSIDLM; encoded by the coding sequence ATGAATATCGACTGGAGCCAGCTGATTACGAAAGCAATGAAGGACGCTGCTGCCCAGGCTGAACAACTTGCCACGGCGAAGACAGAGCTTTCAGCCCGGAATGCCAGTGCCGTTACTCAGATTGGGCGAATTCAGGACCGTGTGGACACTATCGGTTTTGGCATCGATATCGGCGAAGCGACCGAGGAAGATGAGGCAGAGCAAGCCGCACTACTGATCAATCTCAAAGCCTGGAAGACCTACAAGTTCGCGCTCGGCAAGGTCACAACTCAGGCGACCTGGTACGCCGCGCCCGTGTGGCCCGTTGAGCCAATTGTGCCCGTAATCATTGCTGCGCCAGAGGCTCGTTCCATCGACCTGATGTGA
- a CDS encoding pyocin knob domain-containing protein, which produces MPWYKTGTVAVTLNSTTVIGSGTAFIANGRVGDAFRGPDGRWYEVVNIASDTALSISPAYLSSTGAGAGYALAPMQGYVKDSADALRSLVNTYGAKLAALGSTANFEVLPIIYGGTGGNTQADAQSALNLVRQTGFSDKTLNSLLVVGAFGRMGNGGLQQGNTVDANNLPVQGRYTFASGGLNLPESTCSIEHDPHAAAGYASQFAQGLTTNNLYHRTQVAGTWGAWETLVKGGANSNITSLSGLTTALSIAQGGTGNSTGTAAKLTPSAIVGTVAQSGGTPTGAIIETLTNANGTYTKLADGTLICQGPMPDFAVAAGSVATVSSPATFPALFINTNYYFECNGSPNASNDMYGFTRVNSKAVHSATAIFRNGSVAQTVANCRYVAIGRWF; this is translated from the coding sequence ATGCCTTGGTACAAAACGGGGACGGTCGCTGTCACCCTAAATTCAACAACGGTTATTGGATCGGGCACCGCGTTTATCGCCAATGGCCGCGTGGGCGATGCCTTTCGCGGGCCTGATGGCCGCTGGTACGAAGTAGTCAACATCGCCAGCGATACCGCCCTATCGATTTCTCCCGCCTATCTGTCGTCAACCGGCGCTGGAGCCGGGTACGCCCTGGCGCCCATGCAGGGCTACGTCAAAGATTCTGCCGACGCCTTGCGTTCGCTCGTTAATACATACGGCGCGAAGCTGGCCGCGCTCGGATCGACAGCAAATTTCGAAGTGCTGCCCATTATCTACGGCGGCACCGGCGGTAACACCCAGGCGGATGCGCAAAGCGCCCTGAACCTGGTGCGTCAAACCGGCTTCTCGGATAAGACTCTCAACAGCTTGTTGGTCGTGGGCGCTTTCGGTCGGATGGGCAATGGTGGCTTGCAACAAGGCAACACTGTAGATGCGAACAATTTGCCGGTGCAGGGCCGCTACACCTTTGCCTCTGGCGGGCTCAACCTGCCAGAGTCCACCTGCAGCATCGAGCACGACCCTCATGCCGCCGCCGGCTATGCCTCTCAGTTTGCTCAAGGCCTGACCACCAACAACCTGTACCACCGTACGCAAGTGGCGGGGACATGGGGTGCATGGGAGACTTTGGTAAAAGGTGGGGCCAACAGCAACATCACGTCGCTCTCTGGACTGACCACTGCGCTCAGCATTGCCCAGGGCGGGACGGGAAACAGTACCGGTACAGCTGCCAAACTGACGCCGTCGGCAATTGTGGGGACGGTTGCTCAGTCGGGTGGGACTCCCACTGGTGCCATTATTGAAACGCTCACCAACGCCAATGGAACTTACACGAAGCTCGCCGACGGCACTCTGATCTGCCAAGGGCCAATGCCGGACTTTGCCGTGGCCGCTGGCTCAGTCGCTACGGTTTCATCGCCTGCTACCTTTCCCGCGTTGTTCATCAATACGAATTACTACTTTGAGTGCAATGGCTCGCCGAACGCGAGCAACGACATGTATGGTTTCACACGGGTGAACAGCAAAGCCGTGCACAGTGCCACGGCAATTTTCAGAAACGGTTCGGTGGCGCAGACGGTTGCTAACTGTCGGTATGTCGCAATTGGGAGGTGGTTCTGA